A stretch of the Gigantopelta aegis isolate Gae_Host unplaced genomic scaffold, Gae_host_genome ctg5512_pilon_pilon, whole genome shotgun sequence genome encodes the following:
- the LOC121366386 gene encoding E3 ubiquitin-protein ligase TRIM13-like, producing GYPSVVPASNLKCSICLDLFSDPRVLPVLHIYCLKCLQGLVSKEKSYLSCPQCRAKHEIPKGDVANYLCDLSILPELEAAKATSRKEEARCVVYVPLLRNLEQRVCSQRDKLEAEIIATYDEYITKIQAMKEELLKQVESKRRETSLEETAEERRKKRENEVKEKEVKTKGQETPEQLETSDVMDQEEEKPAWKKRIDERRYCQDCGEYLCSYCQDMHNK from the exons ATGGCTACCCTTCTGTTGTTCCTGCTAGTAATCTCAAGTGTAGTATTTGTTTGGACCTCTTTAGTGATCCTCGTGTTCTTCCTgttcttcatatatattgtttgaagtGTCTACAAGGACTTGTGAGTAAAGAAAAGAGCTATCTCAGTTGTCCTCAATGTAGAGCTAAACATGAGATACCCAAAGGAGATGTGGCTAATTATCTTTGTGATCTCTCCATTTTACCAGAGTTAGAGGCAGCCAAAGCTACTTCAAGGAAAGAAGAGGCAAGATGTGTGGTTTATGTACCTCTG TTGAGAAATTTGGAGCAGCGAGTGTGTAGTCAACGTGATAAGCTTGAAGCTGAGATAATTGCAACATATGATGAGTATATAACAAAGATACAAGCAATGAAGGAGGAGCTTTTGAAACAAGTTGAGTCCAA AAGAAGAGAAACCAGCCTGGAAGAAACGGCAGAGGAAAGACGCAAGAAGAGAGAAAATGAAGTAAAAGAGAAAGAAGTTAAAACAAAAGGACAAGAAACACCAGAACAGCTTGAGACATCAGATGTGATGGATCAAGAAGAAGAGAAACCAGCCTGGAAGAAACGGATAGATGAGAGAC